In the Helicobacter typhlonius genome, one interval contains:
- the waaC gene encoding lipopolysaccharide heptosyltransferase I gives MKAQNASINIAILRLSSLGDVIVGACVLPFVRAHLSEKYPQGVRLHWIVDSTFGAVLEDSPCIDNLISIPLKNGGIKAIPHIMAQLQNLEPFDILIDMQGLIKSALCGMMSKKSAFWGFAWDSIKEPLASLCYTHKVHISYSEHILKRNLTLVNAALEIKEESKDIFYANRAQAFGVSKQAREQVESILAEASVQNGVNGANKGDCINILLVLEASLESKSYPVDLFIEVIREFLESHPLARILLIQHGTDKAQRIKEHFKADNQVVLLPPISMGALKALMQEVNLVIGGDTGVTHLAWAMQRASLTLYGNTPPQRFALNSPINRFLCGSENPNYKKDDFSIARIAPHTICACAREILDTARITK, from the coding sequence GTGAAAGCACAAAATGCGTCTATAAACATCGCGATTTTACGACTTTCTAGCCTCGGCGATGTGATAGTTGGTGCGTGTGTATTGCCCTTTGTGAGGGCGCATTTGAGTGAGAAATATCCACAAGGTGTGCGTTTGCATTGGATTGTTGATAGCACTTTTGGTGCAGTTTTGGAGGATAGCCCTTGTATTGATAATTTGATTAGCATACCTCTTAAAAATGGCGGTATAAAGGCGATTCCACACATTATGGCGCAATTACAGAATCTAGAACCTTTTGATATACTCATTGATATGCAGGGTTTAATCAAATCTGCACTTTGTGGAATGATGAGTAAAAAAAGCGCGTTTTGGGGTTTTGCGTGGGATTCTATAAAAGAGCCTTTGGCAAGTCTATGTTACACGCACAAGGTGCATATCTCTTATAGTGAGCATATTTTAAAACGTAATCTCACGCTTGTAAATGCCGCGCTTGAAATAAAAGAGGAAAGTAAGGATATATTTTATGCTAATCGTGCTCAAGCTTTTGGTGTGAGTAAGCAAGCACGGGAGCAGGTGGAGAGTATTTTGGCAGAAGCTAGTGTGCAAAATGGCGTAAATGGTGCGAATAAAGGGGATTGTATAAATATCCTACTCGTGCTTGAGGCGAGTTTAGAATCTAAAAGTTACCCGGTGGATTTATTTATAGAGGTGATACGAGAGTTTTTAGAATCTCACCCACTCGCGCGTATCTTGCTTATTCAGCACGGCACGGACAAGGCACAGCGTATAAAGGAGCATTTCAAGGCGGACAATCAAGTAGTGCTGTTGCCACCCATTAGTATGGGGGCTTTAAAGGCACTTATGCAAGAGGTGAATTTGGTCATTGGCGGGGATACGGGTGTTACGCATTTGGCATGGGCGATGCAGAGGGCTTCACTTACGCTTTATGGCAATACCCCACCGCAGAGATTCGCGCTCAATAGCCCCATCAATCGCTTTTTGTGCGGTAGTGAGAATCCAAATTATAAAAAAGATGATTTTTCCATTGCACGCATAGCCCCGCATACGATTTGTGCGTGTGCTAGGGAGATACTAGACACAGCTAGGATAACAAAATGA
- a CDS encoding lipid A biosynthesis lauroyl acyltransferase, translating to MNVLAKILRYVADGLGFFLAHIPHRLFVWHIKSLAFMMRIFDRRRFKDAKANLDFVYGEEMSEEQKRALIKKCYENFAFVLLETIRVPFISTEAYARYFTFIDEHYILESLQKDKGAVLVSAHYGYWEAMASVLPPRYAWCNMASLGRLTPFDAINQMIISRRELQKVKFIDKKGAFKHLLKLYGGGNALVGILIDQNISESEGVWIEFFGKRATHTTIASVLSRRFNVGIVPVMISINEDYRRFEVRFYPPIYCKKSEDSNADILEATQSQADTIEGAIRAKPQDWFWFHKRWKSAYREIYNS from the coding sequence ATGAATGTGTTGGCAAAGATCTTAAGATATGTAGCCGATGGGCTTGGTTTTTTTCTAGCGCATATCCCACATAGGCTTTTTGTGTGGCACATCAAGTCTTTGGCTTTTATGATGAGAATCTTCGATAGGCGGAGATTCAAAGATGCTAAGGCGAATTTGGATTTTGTCTATGGGGAGGAGATGAGTGAGGAACAAAAGCGTGCGCTCATCAAAAAATGTTACGAAAATTTTGCTTTTGTGCTATTAGAGACCATACGCGTGCCATTTATCTCCACAGAAGCTTATGCGCGGTATTTTACATTTATCGATGAACATTATATTTTAGAATCCCTACAGAAAGACAAGGGTGCGGTGCTTGTGTCTGCTCACTATGGGTATTGGGAGGCAATGGCGAGCGTGCTGCCACCTCGCTATGCTTGGTGCAATATGGCTTCTTTGGGGCGTTTGACGCCATTTGATGCGATTAATCAAATGATTATCTCAAGGCGAGAGTTACAGAAGGTAAAATTTATTGATAAAAAGGGTGCGTTTAAGCATTTGCTGAAGCTTTATGGCGGTGGTAATGCTCTCGTTGGTATTCTCATCGACCAAAATATTTCTGAAAGCGAGGGCGTGTGGATTGAGTTTTTTGGCAAGAGGGCTACACACACGACTATCGCCTCTGTACTTTCTCGCCGCTTTAATGTGGGAATTGTGCCTGTGATGATTAGTATTAACGAGGATTATAGGAGATTTGAGGTGCGATTCTACCCGCCCATTTACTGCAAGAAAAGCGAGGATAGCAATGCGGATATTTTAGAAGCTACACAATCTCAAGCAGATACGATTGAAGGGGCGATTAGGGCAAAACCTCAAGATTGGTTTTGGTTTCATAAGCGCTGGAAATCGGCTTATAGGGAGATTTACAATTCTTAA
- a CDS encoding O-antigen ligase family protein: MCAIDVIATIYVWVSNHFQTHMTPLFFFHIIALNVWLLGASAICVVGMATTHNIKIKLLFALGLLFCFMAIIGNGERSFLLGFFALLLSPFFIWHYKYKIYVVFLILLISIPSIYGIYTYSKTLSDRYNFGHMIDNVSTIWQSAPIEMGQYDAYCFDDTQKWLQCSSQSLAFGKNEIILEHSAITRLAMYKSALHLIMKEPFKPHIAGATSVGEYLRSYYGKDNPYRIYIDTSVYSNAENVYGFGHIHSTPLSILIEYGVFGFLTIVFFNFYILYIALKTSYKETHTQLSFVSKCVSVFLIGLWVQVQFDVMHPVMLKSFFLVFALYFALIHRSMCNEDFAHNK; encoded by the coding sequence ATGTGTGCAATTGATGTGATAGCCACAATTTATGTCTGGGTAAGTAATCATTTTCAAACTCATATGACACCGCTTTTTTTCTTTCATATTATAGCTCTTAATGTGTGGCTTCTTGGGGCAAGTGCGATTTGTGTTGTAGGTATGGCTACAACACACAATATAAAGATTAAGCTCCTTTTTGCTTTGGGATTACTTTTTTGTTTTATGGCGATTATAGGCAATGGGGAACGTTCCTTTTTGTTGGGGTTTTTTGCGCTACTTTTGTCTCCATTTTTTATATGGCATTACAAATATAAAATTTATGTTGTTTTTCTTATTTTGCTTATCAGCATACCTTCTATTTATGGAATCTACACTTACAGCAAGACATTATCCGATAGGTATAATTTTGGACATATGATAGATAATGTTTCTACTATATGGCAGAGTGCTCCCATAGAAATGGGGCAATATGATGCTTATTGTTTTGATGATACACAAAAATGGTTGCAATGCTCATCTCAAAGTCTAGCATTTGGCAAAAATGAGATTATCTTAGAGCATTCAGCAATCACAAGACTTGCGATGTATAAATCAGCACTTCATCTTATTATGAAAGAACCTTTTAAGCCACATATTGCTGGTGCAACAAGTGTAGGAGAATATTTGCGCTCCTATTATGGCAAAGACAATCCTTACAGAATCTATATTGATACTTCTGTATATAGTAACGCAGAAAATGTATATGGTTTTGGGCATATACATTCTACGCCCCTATCTATTCTCATAGAATATGGTGTCTTTGGTTTTTTGACTATTGTATTTTTCAATTTTTATATATTGTATATAGCACTTAAAACTTCATATAAGGAGACACATACTCAACTTAGCTTTGTGTCAAAATGTGTGAGTGTTTTTTTAATTGGATTATGGGTGCAAGTGCAGTTTGATGTGATGCACCCCGTTATGTTAAAATCTTTTTTCTTGGTTTTTGCTCTTTATTTTGCCCTTATTCATCGGTCTATGTGTAATGAAGATTTTGCTCACAATAAATGA
- a CDS encoding glycosyltransferase — translation MLTINDISIFGGAERVVVNLANALSEVGHQVEILSFYKANETLPYQVNTNIKIHFWHTLSESAFKAQICRNVFSKIYYKNCYKFILNAQVHFDFRDFDVVIANDSTYIPFLKHKFTRYIRLIHLNFSIYNTRNNFFHTLVVLSSKELSIWGQYHKDIRVIPNFLPIISTEQTDLKQKSIISVGRMDRGDQKGFLRLIDIWALLQQSLQSSVPPPPITFLAACYRRRW, via the coding sequence TTGCTCACAATAAATGACATAAGTATATTTGGTGGGGCGGAGCGAGTAGTGGTAAATCTCGCCAATGCTTTAAGTGAAGTAGGACATCAAGTGGAAATTTTGAGTTTTTACAAAGCAAATGAGACTTTGCCCTATCAAGTCAATACAAACATAAAGATTCACTTTTGGCATACTCTTTCAGAATCTGCTTTTAAAGCACAAATATGTCGTAATGTTTTCTCTAAAATCTATTATAAAAATTGCTATAAATTTATTCTTAATGCACAAGTGCATTTTGATTTTAGAGATTTTGATGTAGTCATTGCAAATGACAGCACTTATATACCTTTTCTTAAGCACAAGTTCACACGATATATAAGACTTATTCATTTAAATTTTAGTATATATAATACACGAAATAATTTTTTCCACACTCTTGTTGTCCTTTCTTCTAAAGAGCTTTCTATTTGGGGGCAATACCACAAAGATATTAGGGTTATTCCTAATTTTTTACCCATTATTTCTACAGAACAAACAGATTTGAAGCAAAAAAGTATCATATCAGTTGGGCGTATGGATAGAGGTGATCAAAAAGGCTTTTTGCGCCTCATTGATATTTGGGCTCTGCTTCAACAGAGCCTTCAATCATCTGTGCCCCCCCCCCCAATTACATTCTTGGCAGCTTGTTATCGTAGGCGATGGTGA
- a CDS encoding glycosyltransferase: MIFGLCFNRAFNHLCPPPQLHSWQLVIVGDGDIKSEIETKIKDLGLQDSIILKPFTKDIESEYLNASIYAMSSYYEGFPMVLLESCSYGLCPISFDIKTGPSDIIENNKSGYLIQDNDLHTYAHKLIELMSDENKRKTMGEAAKARVAQKFSKEAIMPLWEEVLGGK, translated from the coding sequence TTGATATTTGGGCTCTGCTTCAACAGAGCCTTCAATCATCTGTGCCCCCCCCCCCAATTACATTCTTGGCAGCTTGTTATCGTAGGCGATGGTGATATAAAGAGTGAGATAGAAACTAAAATTAAAGATTTAGGATTGCAAGATTCCATAATTCTCAAGCCATTTACCAAAGATATAGAATCTGAATATCTTAATGCGAGTATTTATGCTATGAGTAGCTATTATGAGGGTTTTCCTATGGTGCTTTTAGAATCTTGCTCCTATGGATTGTGTCCTATCTCTTTTGATATTAAAACAGGTCCAAGTGATATTATAGAAAATAACAAAAGTGGCTATTTAATACAAGATAATGATTTACATACTTATGCACATAAGCTTATAGAATTAATGAGTGATGAAAATAAGCGCAAAACTATGGGCGAGGCAGCAAAAGCAAGAGTAGCACAAAAGTTTAGTAAAGAGGCTATTATGCCATTGTGGGAGGAGGTGCTAGGTGGCAAATGA
- a CDS encoding glycosyltransferase family 2 protein produces MANEQIMFYIIVPIFNVERYLRKCLDSLLSQSYTQWKAILVNDGSTDSSGEIAQEYANKDARFVTLNQENQGQSMARNAGLEYVKNLIISTNPPPPTIFELYSFFRF; encoded by the coding sequence GTGGCAAATGAGCAAATAATGTTTTATATCATCGTGCCAATTTTTAATGTGGAGAGGTATTTAAGAAAATGCCTAGATTCACTTCTTTCACAGAGCTATACTCAATGGAAGGCGATTTTAGTGAATGATGGTAGCACAGATTCTAGTGGAGAAATCGCTCAAGAATATGCCAATAAAGATGCTAGATTTGTAACTTTAAATCAAGAAAATCAAGGGCAATCAATGGCTCGTAATGCGGGATTAGAATATGTAAAGAATCTTATCATCTCTACTAATCCCCCCCCCCCAACAATATTTGAATTATATTCGTTTTTTAGATTCTGA
- a CDS encoding DDE-type integrase/transposase/recombinase gives MGQWVSSREFATLHKFNIEGILKAAKRADSLSKKFCLYKGKFLPFSYGNGIGRGGKVLRIWSEPFATQAEAEAFMESCTQERVAYLSNTDSHKTQSRALTFVQSQHATTLEPISQTQVTTPTTLTTPHKIGTSSVLAQEQAKALSCPSHFIQSAQSKTMFDNKDDDGQLRALDAFSKASQKDKNLALEKKSIIKEWEAYKTKGVNAKDFIALLNAGGQYSIALSENKLYAWQRAYKRGGLELLLDERGKNRKEQSKIKELGLEELTNKLILASRGRVNISSLHRMLHIHLDSVGKADLADFLAKRSEVISYCVLERYVKAYLKAHPIEAKIIYRGEDAAVGNFLPALGQSNYAVDSINQIVEIDATSIDAIIDTSEIARALGLEVENIESWQKRFVLISLIDTYSGVCSFHISDTENALGVSRAIAKYITTYGKPKCIKSDNGSAFVSKYIKEVLMRLDIEHIKAKAYAGWCKPYVERNFARLQNHLMEWIKGYIGHSVSQRQAIEFFFSRAQRRLKRGQKSNQTNLHTLQELGQMIDTYTHAFMNNAYLERLNATPAEAYNAKVSEASRIHEYELIARLAPLERRAVNKKGIAYGGLWYQSAAMFAHTSVYVAVNINNTKELFMYDEQHRFIGVASNLDSEEMSAEMARNAQKIFYKELKTRKIKMQEARAEVEAQFPQMLLQAYKKMPKTHMPTLKAINDSNLYQAKLLDEAKQKAVGSDVLDSIKEVKQEKKRDLSFEAAV, from the coding sequence ATGGGACAATGGGTAAGTAGCAGGGAGTTTGCCACTCTACATAAATTCAATATTGAAGGTATATTAAAGGCGGCAAAGAGGGCAGATTCTTTATCTAAAAAATTTTGCTTATATAAAGGTAAATTTTTACCTTTTAGTTATGGAAATGGTATAGGTCGTGGGGGTAAAGTCCTTCGCATTTGGAGTGAGCCTTTTGCTACACAAGCAGAGGCAGAAGCGTTTATGGAATCTTGCACACAAGAGCGAGTAGCATATCTTTCAAACACAGATTCTCATAAAACGCAATCTAGAGCGCTTACATTCGTCCAATCTCAACACGCTACAACTTTAGAGCCAATATCACAAACTCAAGTTACAACACCTACAACACTAACAACACCGCATAAAATAGGCACTTCTAGCGTTTTAGCACAAGAGCAAGCAAAAGCCTTGAGCTGTCCATCACACTTTATACAAAGCGCACAATCTAAGACTATGTTTGATAATAAAGATGATGATGGGCAGTTGAGGGCTTTAGATGCTTTTAGCAAAGCTTCGCAAAAAGATAAGAATCTCGCCCTAGAGAAAAAATCCATTATCAAAGAATGGGAAGCATATAAGACAAAAGGTGTGAATGCAAAAGATTTTATCGCGCTGCTGAATGCAGGTGGGCAATACTCCATAGCTTTAAGCGAAAATAAGCTCTATGCGTGGCAGAGGGCATATAAGAGAGGCGGACTTGAGCTATTACTTGATGAGCGAGGTAAAAATAGAAAAGAGCAAAGCAAGATTAAAGAGCTTGGATTAGAGGAGCTCACAAACAAGCTTATTTTGGCAAGTCGTGGGAGGGTGAATATCTCCTCATTACATAGAATGCTGCATATCCACCTTGATAGTGTGGGCAAGGCGGATTTGGCGGATTTTTTAGCCAAAAGGAGCGAGGTAATAAGCTATTGTGTGCTTGAGCGATATGTCAAGGCTTACTTAAAAGCCCACCCCATAGAAGCAAAAATTATTTATCGCGGCGAAGATGCGGCAGTGGGGAATTTCCTCCCTGCACTTGGGCAAAGCAACTATGCAGTGGATTCTATTAATCAAATCGTGGAGATTGATGCCACAAGCATTGATGCGATTATTGATACAAGCGAGATAGCGCGCGCTCTAGGGCTTGAGGTAGAGAACATAGAATCTTGGCAAAAGCGATTTGTGCTTATTTCACTCATTGATACTTATAGTGGCGTGTGTAGCTTCCATATAAGCGATACCGAAAATGCGCTCGGTGTCTCTCGCGCCATTGCAAAATATATCACTACCTATGGCAAACCAAAGTGCATTAAAAGCGACAACGGCAGCGCATTTGTGAGTAAATATATCAAAGAAGTGCTTATGCGCCTTGATATAGAGCATATCAAAGCTAAGGCGTATGCTGGGTGGTGTAAGCCCTATGTAGAGCGCAACTTCGCGCGTTTGCAAAATCACCTTATGGAGTGGATTAAAGGCTATATCGGGCATAGCGTGAGCCAAAGACAGGCTATTGAGTTTTTCTTCTCTCGCGCACAAAGGCGATTAAAACGAGGGCAAAAGAGCAATCAAACCAATCTCCACACATTACAAGAGCTAGGGCAGATGATAGATACCTACACACACGCTTTTATGAATAATGCGTATTTGGAACGTTTAAATGCCACGCCTGCAGAGGCATATAATGCAAAAGTGAGTGAGGCAAGCAGAATCCACGAATATGAGCTTATCGCGCGACTAGCTCCGCTTGAGAGGCGCGCTGTGAATAAAAAAGGTATCGCTTATGGTGGGCTGTGGTATCAAAGTGCCGCTATGTTCGCGCATACAAGCGTGTATGTCGCTGTGAATATCAATAACACCAAAGAGCTTTTTATGTATGACGAGCAGCACCGCTTCATCGGCGTAGCGTCAAATCTTGATAGCGAGGAGATGAGTGCGGAAATGGCGCGGAATGCGCAAAAAATCTTTTATAAAGAGCTTAAAACGCGCAAGATCAAAATGCAAGAGGCACGCGCAGAAGTCGAGGCACAATTCCCACAAATGCTTTTACAAGCGTACAAGAAAATGCCAAAAACGCATATGCCCACACTCAAAGCCATTAATGATAGCAATCTCTATCAAGCAAAGCTCTTAGATGAGGCAAAGCAAAAGGCAGTGGGCAGTGATGTTTTAGATTCTATAAAGGAGGTGAAGCAAGAAAAGAAAAGGGATTTAAGCTTTGAAGCAGCGGTTTAG
- a CDS encoding phage head morphogenesis protein yields MAHSLGQMMLHFDFNLPPSEAIAYLQSKKPEVLNELSTLKHNIYNRVFTIKGIANVDLLSDMQKSLSLALLQGQEFKEWKQNVQSLLTQSNTPLNPKRLKQIYHQNILNSYNQGRKMTQDNLKGEIYYRYVAINDSRTRLSHKLLHNTILPREHSFWEKHYPGADFGCRCRVEAYTKRQLDRFGLKVSNISDMPNVQEATFDISDNNAALAHILNQKLKIHANNPNAITRLKAIAAFIQQRNVRFKEINELWRTSDLQKTASICKIPKQLQKIFANEAEHIRISASVINDHKSRHPEIDAFDYTLIADMIEHIDSIYQDEKSSVKYILLNKLDRWYRLSLKSLSDKKEVWVESLLAVDNKEVLLKNLKNKKVIYSQPQNARKL; encoded by the coding sequence ATGGCGCACTCTTTGGGGCAGATGATGTTACACTTTGATTTCAATCTACCACCAAGCGAGGCTATCGCTTATTTGCAAAGCAAAAAGCCTGAAGTGCTTAATGAGCTTTCCACCCTAAAACATAATATTTATAATCGTGTTTTTACTATTAAAGGCATTGCCAATGTAGATTTATTAAGCGATATGCAAAAGTCCCTAAGCCTAGCATTGCTTCAGGGACAGGAGTTTAAAGAGTGGAAGCAAAACGTGCAAAGTTTGCTTACCCAAAGTAATACCCCCCTTAACCCAAAAAGACTAAAGCAAATTTATCATCAAAATATCCTTAACTCTTATAATCAAGGGCGTAAAATGACACAAGATAATCTCAAAGGTGAGATATATTATCGCTATGTAGCTATAAATGATTCGCGCACGAGGCTTTCACATAAGCTTTTGCATAATACTATCTTGCCCCGTGAGCATAGCTTTTGGGAGAAGCATTATCCTGGGGCTGATTTTGGGTGTAGATGCAGAGTAGAAGCTTATACAAAAAGACAGCTTGATAGATTTGGCTTAAAGGTAAGTAATATAAGTGATATGCCAAATGTGCAAGAAGCAACATTTGATATAAGCGATAATAATGCGGCTCTTGCTCACATTCTTAATCAAAAACTTAAAATCCACGCGAATAATCCAAATGCTATCACAAGGCTAAAAGCCATAGCAGCATTTATACAGCAAAGAAATGTAAGGTTTAAGGAGATAAATGAGCTATGGCGCACATCGGACTTACAAAAAACTGCCTCTATTTGCAAAATACCAAAGCAACTACAAAAGATATTTGCTAATGAGGCAGAACATATCCGCATAAGCGCGAGTGTTATAAATGACCATAAAAGCAGACACCCAGAAATTGATGCTTTTGATTATACGCTTATAGCGGATATGATAGAGCATATAGATTCTATATATCAAGATGAGAAATCTAGCGTGAAATATATCTTGCTGAACAAACTTGATAGGTGGTATAGATTAAGTCTCAAAAGCTTAAGTGATAAAAAGGAAGTTTGGGTGGAGAGCTTACTAGCAGTAGATAATAAAGAAGTCTTGCTTAAAAATCTCAAAAATAAAAAAGTGATTTATTCACAGCCACAAAACGCAAGAAAGCTCTAG
- a CDS encoding phage virion morphogenesis protein: MPKYMSFDELRGQMQSLELRLKDTEPLMAHIANTLALFTSQSFEKETSPFGEKWKPLSSVTLKKSKGLKKKLVDKGKLVNSIHTSHTTKSASIGTSVVYARIHQFGGKAGRNHKVIIPARPFIPISKEDKIPKALQEEIQELAMEHILGVFLK, encoded by the coding sequence ATGCCAAAATATATGAGTTTTGATGAGCTAAGAGGACAAATGCAAAGCTTAGAGTTAAGGCTCAAAGACACAGAGCCACTAATGGCACATATTGCTAATACTCTAGCTCTCTTTACCTCACAATCTTTTGAAAAAGAGACCTCACCCTTTGGGGAAAAGTGGAAGCCTTTATCATCTGTTACACTTAAAAAGAGCAAGGGCTTAAAGAAAAAGCTTGTAGATAAAGGAAAGCTAGTAAATTCTATTCACACTTCACATACTACCAAGAGTGCAAGTATAGGCACAAGTGTAGTGTATGCGAGGATTCATCAATTTGGTGGCAAAGCAGGGAGAAATCATAAAGTCATTATCCCTGCCCGCCCTTTTATACCCATTAGCAAAGAGGATAAAATCCCAAAAGCTTTACAAGAGGAGATACAAGAGCTAGCAATGGAGCATATTTTAGGGGTATTTCTTAAGTAA
- a CDS encoding S24 family peptidase, with the protein MPQLTFREIIERIKDILATDSILKPKDIDVAKALNMSPNTLAQAKFKNSIPYKAIMDFLESKHICINTFFYGSAPKESVHTFEHYKILKLYSANASLGGGCINESIQSQEVIFDERILAHLKVRDCELILALGESMESIITDRSLCLVSYKEREVKNGKIYAIRTNDGLFIKHCFIKDKSLELISANLNYEPISYSLNEVEVIGRIRGVIAPV; encoded by the coding sequence ATGCCACAGCTCACCTTTAGAGAAATCATAGAGCGCATTAAAGACATACTTGCCACAGATTCTATCCTAAAGCCTAAAGACATCGATGTGGCAAAAGCTCTTAATATGTCGCCAAATACCCTCGCTCAAGCAAAGTTTAAAAACTCTATTCCTTACAAAGCCATTATGGATTTTTTAGAATCTAAGCACATCTGTATCAATACCTTTTTCTATGGGAGTGCACCAAAAGAGAGTGTTCATACTTTCGAGCATTACAAGATTTTAAAACTTTATAGTGCTAATGCCTCTTTGGGTGGAGGCTGTATCAATGAAAGCATACAATCACAAGAAGTGATATTTGATGAGCGCATTTTGGCACATTTAAAGGTTAGAGATTGTGAGCTTATACTCGCACTTGGCGAGAGTATGGAGAGCATTATCACCGATAGGAGCTTATGCCTTGTAAGCTATAAAGAACGTGAAGTCAAAAATGGCAAGATTTATGCGATAAGGACAAATGATGGACTTTTTATCAAGCATTGTTTTATCAAAGATAAAAGCCTAGAGCTTATCTCTGCAAATCTTAACTATGAGCCAATAAGTTATAGTCTTAATGAGGTAGAAGTTATAGGACGGATACGAGGGGTGATTGCTCCTGTGTGA